One Cyclopterus lumpus isolate fCycLum1 chromosome 7, fCycLum1.pri, whole genome shotgun sequence DNA window includes the following coding sequences:
- the ddx23 gene encoding probable ATP-dependent RNA helicase DDX23 has protein sequence MAADSADKKDAESSGSKDRESKGTRSRERKVSPIRKRNRSRERNRSKSAERDRRMKDKDREKERDREKERERGRKDRDGHRRDKDRGRRSRSLSPKSREKLKRDKDIKTEEEEEEKKKKDKVQPLSLEELLAKKKAEEEAEAKPKFLSKAEREAEALKRREQQTEEKRKLTEDERKKRRMFQDMGRKMMEDPQERERRERRERMERDNNGNEDNDGRQKLREEKDKSKELHAIKERYLGGVKKRRRTRHLNDRKFVFEWDASEDTSVDYNPIYKEKHHVQLYGRGFIAGIDLKQQKRDQSQFYGDLMENRRTLEEKEQEEVRLKKMRKKEAKQRWDDRHWSQKKLEEMTDRDWRIFREDYSITTKGGKIPNPIRNWKEYSLPDHILEVIDSCGYKDPTPIQRQAIPIGLQNRDIIGVAETGSGKTAAFLIPLLVWITTLPKIDRIEDSDQGPYAVILAPTRELAQQIEEETLKFGKPLGIRTVAVIGGISREDQGFRLRMGCEIVIATPGRLIDVLENRYLVLGRCTYVVLDEADRMIDMGFEPDVQKILEYIPVTNQKPDTDEAEDPEKMMLNFESGKHKYRQTVMFTATMPAAVERLARSYLRRPAVVYIGSAGKPHERVEQKVLLMSEGEKRKKLLEVLSRGFEPPIIIFVNQKKGCDVLAKSLEKMGYNACTLHGGKGQEQREFALSNLKAGAKDILVATDVAGRGIDIHDVSMVLNYDMAKNIEDYIHRIGRTGRAGKSGMALTFLTKEDSVVFYDLKQAFLESPVSTCPPELTNHPDAQHKPGTILTKKRREETIFA, from the exons ATGGCCGCCGACTCGGCAGACAAGAAAGATGCTGAATCCTCAGGAAGCAAAGACCGGGAGAGCAAAGGCACCCGTTCACGAGAGCGCAAAGTATCGCCGATACGCAAACGCAATCGCTCTCGTGAACGGAACCGCTCAAAGTCAGCAGAAAG AGACCGGCGTATGAaagacaaggacagagagaaggagcgtgacagagagaaggaaagagagagaggccgcAAGGACCGAGACGGCCATCGGCGCGATAAAGATCGCGGCAGGAGGTCCAG AAGTCTGTCTCCCAAGTCGAGGGAAAAATTAAAGAGAGACAAGGATATTAAAacggaagaggaagaagaggaaaagaagaagaaagataaG GTCCAACCTTTATCTTTGGAAGAGCTTCTAGCTAAGAAGAAGGCAGAAGAGGAAGCGGAGGCAAAG CCCAAATTCCTCTCTAAAGCGGAGCGAGAAGCTGAGGCTCTGAAACGGCGGGAGCAACAGacggaggaaaagaggaagctgacggaagatgagaggaagaagaggaggatgttcCAGGACATGGGGAGAAAGATGATGG aggACCCCCAGGAAAGGGAGAGACGTGAGAGAAGAGAGCGAATGGAGCGAGACAACAATGGAAATGAAGACAATGACGGAAGACAAAAGCTCAGAGAGGAGAAGGATAAAAGCAAAGAACTCCACGCCATCAAG GAGCGGTACCTCGGCGGGGTCAAGAAACGCCGGAGAACTCGCCACCTGAATGACAGGAAGTTCGTGTTTGAGTGGGACGCTTCTGAAGACACCTCGGTCGACTACAACCCGAT TTACAAAGAAAAGCACCACGTGCAGCTGTACGGGCGAGGCTTTATCGCCGGCATCGATTTGAAGCAGCAGAAAAGAGACCAGTCCCAATTCTACGGTGACCTGATGGAGAACAGGCGTacgctggaggagaaggagcaggagga AGTAAGACTGAAGAAGATGCGTAAGAAGGAAGCGAAGCAGCGCTGGGACGACAGGCATTGGTCTCAGAAGAAGCTGGAAGAGATGACGGACAGAGACTGGCGAATCTTCAGAGAGGACTACAGCATCACCACCAAGGGAGGAAAGATCCCGAACCCCATCAGGAACTGGAAGGAGTACTCGCTGCCCGACCACATCCTGGAGGTCATCGACAGCTGTGGCTACAAG GATCCCACTCCGATTCAGAGGCAGGCCATTCCTATTGGTTTACAGAACCGTGACATCATTGGTGTGGCCGAGACGGGTAGCGGTAAAACGGCTGCCTTCCTGATTCCACTGCTTGTCTGGATCACCACCCTGCCGAAGATCGACAG GATTGAAGACTCGGACCAGGGTCCTTATGCCGTGATCCTGGCTCCGACTCGTGAGTTGGCGCAGCAGATTGAGGAGGAGACCCTAAAGTTCGGTAAACCTCTCGGCATCCGCACGGTGGCGGTGATCGGAGGAATCTCCAGAGAGGACCAGGGCTTCCGTCTCAGGATGGGCTGCGAG ATTGTCATCGCCACCCCCGGTCGTCTGATCGACGTGCTGGAGAACCGCTACCTGGTTCTGGGCCGCTGCACCTACGTGGTCCTCGACGAGGCCGATCGTATGATCGACATGGGCTTCGAGCCCGACGTCCAGAAGATCCTGGAGTACATCCCGGTGACCAATCAGAAACCGGACACCGACGAAGCGGAGGACCCGGAGAAAATGATGCTGAACTTTGAATCTGGGAAACATAAATACAGACAA ACGGTCATGTTCACGGCCACTATGCCCGCAGCTGTGGAGCGACTGGCCAGGAGCTACTTGAGACGTCCCGCTGTGGTGTACATCGGGTCTGCCGGCAAACCTCACGAGAGAGTCGAACAGAAGGTGTTGCTGATGTCCGAGGGAGAGAAGCG GAAGAAGCTGCTGGAGGTGTTGTCGCGTGGCTTCGAGCCTCCCATCATCATCTTCGTCAACCAGAAGAAGGGTTGCGACGTGCTGGCGAAGTCTCTGGAGAAGATGGGG TACAATGCTTGCACGCTGCACGGCGGCAAAGGCCAGGAGCAGCGAGAGTTTGCCCTCTCCAACCTCAAGGCGGGAGCCAAAGACATCCTGGTGGCCACGGACGTTGCTGGTCGAGGTATCGATATCCACGACGTCTCCATGGTCCTCAACTACGACATGGCTAAGAACATCGAAG ATTACATCCATCGTATCGGTCGTACTGGTCGTGCGGGTAAGAGCGGTATGGCCTTGACGTTCCTCACCAAAGAGGACTCGGTGGTGTTCTACGACCTGAAGCAGGCCTTCCTCGAGAGCCCGGTCTCCACGTGTCCCCCAGAGCTGACCAACCACCCGGACGCTCAGCACAAACCTGGAACCATCCTGACCAAGAAGAGACGCGAGGAGACCATCTTCGCCTGA